From the genome of Salvelinus namaycush isolate Seneca chromosome 10, SaNama_1.0, whole genome shotgun sequence, one region includes:
- the LOC120055198 gene encoding cytokine receptor-like factor 1: MISMLCLMLFVPRVFSSSTQVAVIFPQDPALWMGSSLTATCTVSPERGLHANTMYWTLNGKRLPSSTYGLLSTNGLSVTLHRLNGSQQQSGDNLVCHSRDGHVLAGSCLYVGMPPEKPVNLTCWSRNTKDLSCKWTPGGRGETFIKTKYTLKYKLRWYGRERECEDYSTGQRYTCYIPRDLALFTPYEIWVEASNQLGTATSDVITLDILDVVTTDPPDNVHVSRVGELEDQLTVRWGSPPALKDFLFQAKYQIRYRLEDSAEWKLVDDVGNQTSCRLAGLREGTVYFVQVRCNPVGIYGSRKAGIWSDWSHPTAASTPHSEPLQSGSCDPKSGEQNSTLRRELKQFFGWVRKHACGCSGMSIKLYDQWRVWLQKSHKTRNHVGKNNIPFISVPAQHRLHSYAP; encoded by the exons ATGATCTCCATGTTGTGTCTCATGCTGTTTGTTCCACGTGTGTTCTCCTCATCGACAC AGGTGGCTGTAATCTTCCCCCAAGACCCAGCATTGTGGATGGGCTCCAGCCTGACGGCCACGTGCACAGTGAGCCCCGAGCGGGGGCTGCATGCCAACACTATGTACTGGACCCTTAACGGGAAGAGACTCCCAAGTAGCACCTACGGCCTGCTGAGCACCAACGGCCTCAGTGTCACCCTCCACCGCCTCAACGGCTCCCAGCAGCAGTCTGGGGACAACCTGGTGTGTCACAGCAGAGACGGACATGTCCTGGCTGGCTCCTGTCTGTACGTGGGCA TGCCCCCGGAGAAGCCGGTCAACCTAACCTGCTGGTCCCGAAATACAAAGGACCTGAGCTGCAAGTGGACCCCCGGTGGTCGGGGTGAAACCTTCATCAAAACCAAATACACCCTCAAGTACAAATTGAG GTGGTACgggcgagagagagaatgtgaggacTACAGCACGGGGCAACGCTACACGTGTTACATCCCCCGGGACTTGGCCCTCTTTACTCCCTACGAGATCTGGGTGGAGGCGTCCAATCAGCTGGGGACTGCCACCTCTGATGTCATCACTCTGGATATTCTGGATGTGG TGACTACAGACCCTCCAGACAACGTCCATGTGAGTCGTGTGGGGGAGCTTGAGGACCAGCTGACAGTGCGTTGGGGCAGCCCCCCGGCACTTAAAGACTTCCTCTTCCAGGCCAAATACCAGATACGCTACCGACTGGAAGACAGCGCTGAATGGAAG TTGGTGGATGATGTAGGTAACCAGACATCGTGCCGGCTAGCAGGGCTAAGGGAAGGGACAGTATACTTTGTCCAGGTGAGGTGTAACCCAGTGGGGATATACGGCTCCAGGAAGGCTGGGATCTGGAGTGACTGGAGCCACCCTACAGCTGCCTCCACGCCCCACAGTG AGCCGCTGCAGAGTGGGTCATGTGATCCCAAGTCGGGCGAGCAGAACTCCACCCTGCGACGGGAGCTCAAGCAGTTCTTTGGCTGGGTCCGCAAACACGCATGCGGCTGCAGCGGCATGTCAATCAAACTCTACGACCAGTGGCGGGTGTGGCTGCAGAAATCGCATAAAACGCGCAACCATGTAGGTAAGAATAATATCCCCTTTATTTCTGTTCCAGCTCAGCATAGGCTTCACAGTTATGCACCATGA
- the sac3d1 gene encoding SAC3 domain-containing protein 1, producing MNNKRASCRVSHSRRRGQPVERDWRQHHNQGVWREVQEERRQESIPRGVCLSMCPIRELQDREAQNLLHRFEVLSGTEWECWPTADPSGVVKEYARPAAGKDSTRPSDLRPPAVLLKTVFYLVDNIAASPTLRPWTEVYDFVFDRLRSVRQDMIIQRVSGADCVAVLERTVRFLIYASYRLCGEPLRLYDPRINDTHLQESLSWLLECYTSGKHPNQEEFQALGLLYNLGSSRATQHTMELPERIRSSPVMHLALSVSRAFMERNPVRLLRLAHSLDFLQSCALHRHLETCRRDLLLIYSHGHSSKNCRFPLHKLAHILALDVPLTNQLCQAHGVEVHGDSVVFSKTSFTEPEAGKLQCAHFHDLVDRKQRDLTVGSIIHGCT from the exons ATGAACAACAAGAGAGCGTCTTGTCGTGT TTCCCACTCCAGAAGGAGAGGACAGCCCGTGGAAAGGGATTGGAGGCAACACCACAACCAGGGGGTATGGCGAGAAGTgcaagaggagaggaggcaggagtCCATCCCCAGGGGTGTCTGCCTGTCTATGTGCCCTATCCGCGAGCTGCAGGACAGGGAGGCCCAGAACTTACTGCACCGATTTGAGGTGTTGTCAGGTACTGAGTGGGAATGCTGGCCCACGGCTGACCCCTCAGGAGTGGTAAAGGAGTATGCTAGACCTGCAGCAGGGAAGGACTCCACTCGACCTAGTGACCTGCGACCACCAGCTGTGCTGCTAAAGACGGTGTTCTACCTCGTCGACAACATCGCTGCCTCCCCCACACTGCGTCCATGGACCGAG GTGTATGACTTTGTCTTTGACCGGCTGCGCAGTGTGAGACAGGATATGATAATCCAGAGGGTGTCTGGTGCTGACTGTGTGGCCGTGCTGGAGAGGACAGTCCGCTTCCTGATCTACGCCTCCTACCGGCTGTGTGGGGAGCCCCTGCGCCTCTACGACCCCCGCATCAATGACACCCACCTGCAGGAGAGCCTCAGCTGGCTGCTGGAATGCTACACCAGTGGAAAGCACCCCAACCAGGAGGAGTTCCAGGCCCTCGGTCTCCTCTACAACCTGG GTTCAAGCCGTGCCACACAGCACACCATGGAGCTGCCAGAGCGGATACGCTCCTCCCCTGTCATGCATCTGGCCCTGTCAGTGAGCCGGGCCTTCATGGAACGCAACCCTGTACGACTCCTCCGATTGGCCCACAGTCTGGACTTCCTGCAGAGCTGTGCCCTGCACCGGCACCTAGAGACCTGTCGCAGGGACCTGCTGCTGATCTACAGCCACGGACACAGCAGCAAGAACTGCCGCTTCCCCCTCCACAAGCTGGCCCACATCCTGGCCCTGGATGTCCCCCTCACCAACCAGCTGTGCCAGGCCCATGGGGTGGAAGTCCATGGGGACTCTGTGGTCTTCTCCAAGACCTCCTTCACTGAGCCAGAGGCTGGGAAGCTTCAGTGTGCACACTTTCATGATCTGGTGGACAGGAAGCAGAGGGATCTCACTGTTGGTAGCATCATTCATGGCTGCACTTGA